The DNA region GATTTTAGACCTTTTTATTTTTAGGAGTTTTCTTGACTCCTTTTTTCTTATTCCTTAGTTAGAATTTGTAGTGTTTCAAGCAACTGATCAACATGAACTTCAACAGTATCACCTGTCTCTTTGATTTTCACTTCAACGATTCCATCAACGGCTTTCTTACCAACAGTGACACGAATTGGCAAGCCAATCAAATCGCTATCAGAGAATTTAACACCAACGCGTTCATTACGATCATCCGTCAAGACTTCGTAGCCTGCTCCAATCAAACTTGCTTCAATTGATTGGGTCAACTCCATAGCAGACTCGTCCTTGACATTGAATGGAATTAGATGGACATCAAACGGAGCCAATTCTTTAGGGAAATTAATCCCCCAAGCATAACGGTATTCACCTTTTGGAGTCTTATTGACAAAGAGACGAGCATGTTGCTCCAGAACTGCCGATAGAAGACGGCTAACCCCGATTCCGTAGCATCCCATAATCATTGGCATTGAACGGCCATTTTCATCTAAAATAGTAGCATTCATGCTATCTGAGTAGCGTGTGCCAAGTTTGAAAATGTGACCGATTTCGATACCACGCGCAAAGTTGAGAACACCACGACCATCTGGTGAAGGCTCCCCTTCCTTTACCTCACGAATATCAACATATTCTGTCACTTGGAAATCACGACCTGCATTAGCACCTGTGTAGTGGAAACCATCTTCGTTTGCACCGACTACAGCATTCTTCACATCCTGTACCTTACGATCAGCAATAATCCTCACATCTGCTGGTAATCCTACTGGACCAAGCGAACCAAAACCTGCTCCAAAGATTTTTTCTGCATCAGCCGGACTAGCTACATCAAAGAAATCTGCTCCGAGATAATTTTTCAACTTAACATCATTAACCTGATCATTACCAACAAGAAGGGCAACAACTGGCTCACCATCTGCCATAAAGAGCATGGTCTTGATAGTCTGGTCTTCTGAGACATTCAAAAAGGCTGCAACTTCATCAATCGTTTTCGCATCAGGTGTTGAAACTTTTACCAAGTCCTCTTCGGTAACAACGACTGTCCGTGGCTTGTACTCACTTGTCGCCATTTCCAAGTTGGCAGCGTATCCTGATTCACTAGAATAGACAATAGTATCCTCACCAGAAACAGCCCAAGCTAAAAGCTCTGCTTTAATCGCCTCCAGAACTTCCTCTGGGATTTCTTCAAAAGAGGAAACTGACTTGTCTAATACCACCCAGCGCTCCAAGTCAGTACGATCTGGAGTAATAGCCATGAACTCTTGACTGTCCTTACCACCCATGGCACCACCGTCACCAATAATCGCCTTAAATTCCAATCCAGCGCGAGTAAAGATAGTTTCATAGGCCTGTTTATAATCGTCATAAGTCTGATCCAAACTCTCATAGCTAGCATGGAAACTATAGCCATCTTTCATGATAAACTCACGCCCACGAAGTAGACCGTTACGAGGACGCTTTTCATCACGGTACTTGGACTGGATTTGGTAGATGTTAAGTGGCAATTGCTTGTATGATTGCACCGCATCACGCGCCAAAAGGGTCACCGTCTCTTCATGAGTCGGTCCCAAAATAAAATCTGAACCTTCACGATTTTTGAGTTTGTAAAGGTCATCACCATAAGTCTCATAACGACCAGATTCACGCCAAATATCAGCAGACAAAAGAGCTGGTGCCAAAAATTCAATGGCATCAATCTTGTCGAATTCCTCACGCATAATCTTTTTGGCTTTTTCAATCACACGGTTAGCAAGTGGCAAATAGCTATAAATACCAGCCGAAACTTGGCGAACGTAACCCGCTCGCAACATCAAGGCGTGGCTAATCACCGATGCATCAGAAGGCATCTCCCGCAATGTAGGGATAATCATTTTGGATTGTTTCATAGTTAAGTATAAGTGCGTCAAGAAAACAAAACGAAAATAAGGAGCCTAACTCGGAGCCTGTAGGCACTGAATAGGTTTATCTTTTTCGTAAAGTTTTTAACACGCATTCATCTCCTTTCATCTTTAAATCATTAGAAGAACATAGAGCCAGATGCTTGTATACAAAATGACTTACACCTTGAGGTATAGTTGAGACAGCCGCGTCTCTTTTTACACAAGTTTCAGCCCATGTTCAATTCCGAAAAATAGCAGAATCGCATTCATTCCTTTTTCATCCGTCTAAAAGAAAACCTTCAAAATATCATTCCAAGTCACTACTAGCATAAGAACTACCATAAAAGCAACACCCGCTAGTGTAATATAGGACTCTATTTCCGGTTTTAATGGCTTTCTACGGATAGCTTCCAAGATATTCATCACAATTTTCCCACCGTCCAAGGCTGGAATGGGGATAAGGTTGAAAATACCTAGATTGATAGATAGCATAGCCATCAGACCCAGTACGGAAGTCCAGCCAAATTCAGCAGCCTGTGCGCTGACATTGTAAATAGCGACAGGACCACCTAATTGCTTAACATCAAAATGGGCAATTAGATTTTTCAATGCCGTAACAATTAAAAGAGCCCTCTCTCCGGCTTCCTGAATTCCTCCAATAACCTTATCAAAGAAACCTGTCTTCAAGATGGGTGAAATACCAATCCGATATGCACCATCCACCTTCTCAGCAATTACTGTCACATTTTTAGTTTTTCCTTCATGCTCAACCACTAGGTGAAAGCTCGGAGCGGAAGTTGCTTCTTTAGCAGCAGCGCTGATGATGGTAGCAACTTGTTTGTAACTGCTAGTCACCTCACCATTAACAGATAAAATCTTATCTCCGGTAACTAGCCCAGCTGCCTGTAAAGCACCACCGTCAGTAATGGTCACAGCATTGTTGGAGATATCTGCTACTCCACCCTGCATAAACATCAGCAGGATAAAGACTACAATTCCCAAAATAAAGTTATTCATAGGACCAGCAAAATTTGTCATCAAGCGTCCCCAGACGGTTGCATTTTGGTATTGCACATCTAATGGAGCAATACGAACTTCCGTTCCATCTTCCTCTACAATGGTTGCATCGTGGTCCACCTTATACGTTTTACTTTCTTCTAATACCAGCCCTGTGATTTCTAACTGTTTCTCAAAATCAAAACTGGTTACACTCATAGGTAAGGCGAGATTGTCAAGCTGTTTACCAGACAAGTTAATCCGAGTGACAACACCAGTCTCGTTCAGGCTGAGACTAACAGGAGTTCCCGTCTTAATCTCCGTCTTATCCTCACCCCATCCGGCCATTCGGACATAGCCACCAAGAGGCAGCATACGAATCGTGTAAAGGGTCCCATCTTTTCCTGTGTGAGCGAAAATTTTAGGTCCCATTCCAACCGCAAATTCTCTTACCAGAATACCGGCCCTTTTAGCAAAATAGAAATGACCAAATTCATGGACAACCACAATTACACCAAATATAAATATAAATGCTAAAATTCCCTTCATAGAATCTCCTTAAAATAATCCAAAGAAGTGCATAATTGGGAAGACAAAAATCATGCCGTCAAAGCGATCCAAGATACCACCATGCCCCGGAATCACCTTGCCAGAGTCTTTGACACCAAAATGACGTTTTAGAGCACTTTCAACTAGATCGCCAAATTGTGAAAAAACTGAAAAAATAGCAACAAATCCCAACATCATGCCCAAAGAATACCCTGTCAGCAGGGATTTGTCAAGTAGCAAGAAGATGAGGGCTACAACCACAGCAGAGAGGATTCCTCCCACAAAACCTTCAATAGTCTTATTTGGGGATACTTTTGGCAATAGTCTTCTCCGACCAATTTTTCGCCCGACAAGGTAAGCACCAATATCCGTTGCCCAAACTATACACAGAGCAAAGAAAACCTTATTAAGGCCATCCATGCGCGCCAGTATCAAGCTGTGAAAACCAATTCCTACATAGAAACTAGAAGCAATCGGAAAGACCACATCCGAGTAATGATAGCGACCGACATTGAAAACTGTTGAACCTAAAAGAAGGAAAATCACAATGGCATAGGCAGTGTAATTTCCATCTGTCGGCAGGAAGGTCAGGTAATTCTGCAAGGGAAGAGTCAATACAAGACTAGCCAACATAGCTAAAACTCCCTCAATAGAATTTGGAGCAAGACGATGCATCTTTATCAATTCAGCTGTCGCTATAATAGCCAGTAGCCCTACGAAAAACTGAAAAACCATTCCACCTTTCAATAAAAAGGGAAGAAAAATAGCAAGGGCTATCCCACCAAAAATCACTCGTTTCTGTAAATCATTTGTCATACGTTCTCCTTACACACTGCCAAAACGTCTGTGGCGTCGGTTGTATTCTCTAATTGCTAGTTTAAGAGCCTCCCCGTCAAAATCCGGCCAAGCAATATCGGTAAAATAAAGCTCGCTGTAAGCTGTTTGCCAGGGCAAAAAATTACTAAGCCGAATCTCACCACTAGTCCGAATCACCAAATCTGGGTCACGAAGAACCGGCGAAAGACCGCCTGTATAAAGATAATCTGCTATCAATTGCTCATCAATATCCCCCGGATTAAACTTGGCATCCAACACATCCTGAGCAATTGCTTTAACTGCTTTTGTCACTTCATCACGACCACCGTAATTCAAAGCAAAATTAAGAATCAAACCTGTGTTATTCTTAGTTTTCTGCTCTGCTTTCCGAAGGGCGCCCAAAGTTGCTTCCGGCAATCTAGAATGGTCACCGATCATTTGAATTTTGACATTGTTGGCATGGAGTTCGGGGACATATTTATCATAGAATTCAACAGGAAGATTCATGATAAACTTTACCTCCTTTTCCGGCCGAGACCAATTCTCCGTAGAAAAAGCGTAGACTGTCAAGACCTTTACTCCCAGTTCCGAAGCTGTTTTGGTAACTTTTTGCAGAGCATCCATACCAGCCTTGTGCCCCATAATGCGGGGTTGCATCCGTTTTTTTGCCCATCGACCATTGCCATCCATAATGACTGCAATATGCTTAGGGACTTCAATCGCTGTCTCAATGCTTTCTTTCTTTTTAAACTTAAACGTAAACATGCTATTTTCCTCAATATATGATCGTTTCATTATACCATATTTCTAGTGAGGATAGCAAAATTTGGATAAGGCTAGAGTCATAGCCACCCGTGAAAACGGGCGGCTTGTACATTGGCTGTAGTCCATTCTCTCCAGCGACGTCTAAAGACGTTCGTTGAACTTCGTTCAGGTTAGTGCTACGATTACTTGACTAATGCTCACAACAACGGGCTTTTATCTTGTTCTAAAACTGCCATCTGAAAATGGATCTTCGTACTCTTTAACACCCAAGAATCAAACGCTATACGATGTATAACTCACTTTCTAAATTTAAGCTCATGAAGAAATCATCCACTGGATAATTTTTCTCCTCCTTTCGCTTTACAATTGCTTAAACACCTTTATTGTATTGCGTTTGTTTTTTTTGTATAACCTTCGTCACGTCCCCTACAGAGCGTGACGGACTAAAAGTCACATAATGAAAAGGCCTTATCCAATAAATATTGGAGCAAGACCTTAACTGAATCCCTCGGTTTCTAATACCTACTCTTCAATGACAGATGCTGAAGTTGCTTCTGTTGTTTCAACCACTGTCTCTTCTGCAATCACAGGAGCTGTATTGGCAGTCGCCACTCGATTGCGGATCGCTCCACGTTCAAAAGTCAAATAGACACCATCTACATCAAGAACGACCTTTTTATCGTTGATTTCATCAACAATCCCAAATAGGCCACCAATCGTCACAATTTCATCACCTTTTTTAATCTGACTGAGTGCTTCCTGACGCTGTTTTTGTTGTTTGCGTTGCGAATAAAACATAAAGCCAATCATGGCAACCATGACAAGCGGTAAAAATAAATTTGGCATTTGCTTACCCCTTTTGTTGTTTGATAGTCTTGATTATACCAGAATATAAGTAATAAAGCAAAGTTGGGCTAAGGCATAATACTTTTAACATTAAATACAATAGCTATTGAATACGAAAAAATCAAACAAGGCAAGCTAAGTTGCTACCCAAATAGGCGACAGATTATTTAGGATGAGAAATATAATGCTTGAATACACCTTAGAGTCAGCAAAAGGAGCTAATATCATGATAATAAAATGACCAAACAACCGTAACAAAAAGACCGGACTTTCATCCAGTCTCAATACAATTATTTTACGCTCCAGACACTTTCAAGAACATTGGTTTGTTCACGACCAGGTCCTACTGAGAAGGTTGAGATACGTACACCGACCAACTCACTGATGCGACGGACATAATTCCGAGCCGCCTCTGGTAACTCATCCAAACTACGCACACCTGTGATATCTTCTGACCAACCCGGCATTTCTTCGTAGATTGGCTTGCAGCGCTTGAGTTGTTCTAAGCTTGCTGGATAGTGGTGAATGCGTTCTCCATCAAGGTCGTACGCCACACAGATTTTCAGTGTTTCAAGTCCTGACAGAACATCAATAGAGTTAAGAGAAAGGTTGGTAATACCTGATACACGACGACTGTGACGCATCACAACTGAATCAAACCAACCCACTCGACGTGGACGACCTGTTGTCGTACCATATTCCTTACCAATTTCGCGAATACGATCGCCGATTTCATCGTGCAGCTCTGTTGGGAATGGGCCGTCACCGACACGACTCGTATAAGCCTTACATACACCGACAACCTTGTCAATTTTGCTAGGACCAACACCGCTACCAATCGTTACACCGCCAGCAACTGGATTGGAAGAAGTAACGAATGGATAGGTACCCTGATCAATATCCAACATTACCCCTTGAGCTCCCTCAAATAAGACACGTTTACCTTGATCTAAGGCATCATTAAGAATGACAGAGGTATCAGTCACATACTTCTTAATCTCCTGACCATAAGCATAGTACTCTTCAAAAATCTCATCAAATGAGATCGGTGTTGAGTCGTACATTCTTTCAAAAAGTCTGTTCTTCTCAGCTAGGTTGATCCGCAAGCGCTCTGCAAAAATGTCCCTATCCAAGAGGTCGGCAATACGGATTCCCACACGTGCTGCTTTGTCCATGTAGGCAGGACCAATTCCCTTATTGGTCGTACCAATCTTATTATCACCCTTGGATTCTTCTTGCAACTGATCTAGCTTGATATGATACGGCAAGATAACATGGGCACGATCTGAGATGCGCAAATTA from Streptococcus ruminantium includes:
- a CDS encoding proline--tRNA ligase is translated as MKQSKMIIPTLREMPSDASVISHALMLRAGYVRQVSAGIYSYLPLANRVIEKAKKIMREEFDKIDAIEFLAPALLSADIWRESGRYETYGDDLYKLKNREGSDFILGPTHEETVTLLARDAVQSYKQLPLNIYQIQSKYRDEKRPRNGLLRGREFIMKDGYSFHASYESLDQTYDDYKQAYETIFTRAGLEFKAIIGDGGAMGGKDSQEFMAITPDRTDLERWVVLDKSVSSFEEIPEEVLEAIKAELLAWAVSGEDTIVYSSESGYAANLEMATSEYKPRTVVVTEEDLVKVSTPDAKTIDEVAAFLNVSEDQTIKTMLFMADGEPVVALLVGNDQVNDVKLKNYLGADFFDVASPADAEKIFGAGFGSLGPVGLPADVRIIADRKVQDVKNAVVGANEDGFHYTGANAGRDFQVTEYVDIREVKEGEPSPDGRGVLNFARGIEIGHIFKLGTRYSDSMNATILDENGRSMPMIMGCYGIGVSRLLSAVLEQHARLFVNKTPKGEYRYAWGINFPKELAPFDVHLIPFNVKDESAMELTQSIEASLIGAGYEVLTDDRNERVGVKFSDSDLIGLPIRVTVGKKAVDGIVEVKIKETGDTVEVHVDQLLETLQILTKE
- the rseP gene encoding RIP metalloprotease RseP, whose product is MKGILAFIFIFGVIVVVHEFGHFYFAKRAGILVREFAVGMGPKIFAHTGKDGTLYTIRMLPLGGYVRMAGWGEDKTEIKTGTPVSLSLNETGVVTRINLSGKQLDNLALPMSVTSFDFEKQLEITGLVLEESKTYKVDHDATIVEEDGTEVRIAPLDVQYQNATVWGRLMTNFAGPMNNFILGIVVFILLMFMQGGVADISNNAVTITDGGALQAAGLVTGDKILSVNGEVTSSYKQVATIISAAAKEATSAPSFHLVVEHEGKTKNVTVIAEKVDGAYRIGISPILKTGFFDKVIGGIQEAGERALLIVTALKNLIAHFDVKQLGGPVAIYNVSAQAAEFGWTSVLGLMAMLSINLGIFNLIPIPALDGGKIVMNILEAIRRKPLKPEIESYITLAGVAFMVVLMLVVTWNDILKVFF
- a CDS encoding phosphatidate cytidylyltransferase encodes the protein MTNDLQKRVIFGGIALAIFLPFLLKGGMVFQFFVGLLAIIATAELIKMHRLAPNSIEGVLAMLASLVLTLPLQNYLTFLPTDGNYTAYAIVIFLLLGSTVFNVGRYHYSDVVFPIASSFYVGIGFHSLILARMDGLNKVFFALCIVWATDIGAYLVGRKIGRRRLLPKVSPNKTIEGFVGGILSAVVVALIFLLLDKSLLTGYSLGMMLGFVAIFSVFSQFGDLVESALKRHFGVKDSGKVIPGHGGILDRFDGMIFVFPIMHFFGLF
- a CDS encoding isoprenyl transferase — encoded protein: MFTFKFKKKESIETAIEVPKHIAVIMDGNGRWAKKRMQPRIMGHKAGMDALQKVTKTASELGVKVLTVYAFSTENWSRPEKEVKFIMNLPVEFYDKYVPELHANNVKIQMIGDHSRLPEATLGALRKAEQKTKNNTGLILNFALNYGGRDEVTKAVKAIAQDVLDAKFNPGDIDEQLIADYLYTGGLSPVLRDPDLVIRTSGEIRLSNFLPWQTAYSELYFTDIAWPDFDGEALKLAIREYNRRHRRFGSV
- the yajC gene encoding preprotein translocase subunit YajC, whose translation is MPNLFLPLVMVAMIGFMFYSQRKQQKQRQEALSQIKKGDEIVTIGGLFGIVDEINDKKVVLDVDGVYLTFERGAIRNRVATANTAPVIAEETVVETTEATSASVIEE
- a CDS encoding adenylosuccinate synthase, translating into MTSVVVVGTQWGDEGKGKITDFLSANAEVIARYQGGDNAGHTIVIDGTKYKLHLIPSGIFFPEKISVIGNGVVVNPKSLVKEINYLHDSGVTTDNLRISDRAHVILPYHIKLDQLQEESKGDNKIGTTNKGIGPAYMDKAARVGIRIADLLDRDIFAERLRINLAEKNRLFERMYDSTPISFDEIFEEYYAYGQEIKKYVTDTSVILNDALDQGKRVLFEGAQGVMLDIDQGTYPFVTSSNPVAGGVTIGSGVGPSKIDKVVGVCKAYTSRVGDGPFPTELHDEIGDRIREIGKEYGTTTGRPRRVGWFDSVVMRHSRRVSGITNLSLNSIDVLSGLETLKICVAYDLDGERIHHYPASLEQLKRCKPIYEEMPGWSEDITGVRSLDELPEAARNYVRRISELVGVRISTFSVGPGREQTNVLESVWSVK